AATCCAGATTTCATTAGTTGTTGAGACCTCACGGCTTTATACAGAGATTCTAAAATTGAAGAATTTCACCGATTCAATTTTAGAAAATATGCCCGGCGGATTTATCGCAATTGATTCATTCGGGACAATCACCACAATCAACCCAACTGCAGCACGGATTTTAGAAGTAGAACGAGTAGCGGTTACTGGCAGGTTTTTATACGAAGCATTCCCACACCATAAAGAGATTGCGGATATTTTGTGGGATACGAATCAAAAGAAAAAAACGGTTTCACGACAGGATATAAAACTACTCAATCGTTCAGGCGACCCGCTTGTGCTTGGGTATTCTACAATAATAATAAAAGACCGAGAAGGTAATATACTCGGCAGTGGAATGACATTCCAGGATTTAACAAAAATAAAACACGAATAACAACTCGCAAATAAAGCACGAACTATTTCCTACTTTAGTGGGCATATCTCTAAAAAGGCAGGTTAAAGGTTAAAGGTTAAAAGTTAAAAGTATTATTAATCTTTAATCTTCAATCTTTAATTGTCAATTGGAATTTGGAATTTGGAATTTGCCAGTGGGTGGTATAACCGAAACTAAAGTTTCGTAGAAGAAATACAATTACTTTTAATTTTTAATTTTTAATTGCCATTATATCAGGGGGTAACTATGGAAAAAGTTCTTTTAGAAATCGCACAGAGCATTTCATCAACACTAAATCTTAACGAAGTACTTGAACGGATCCTTGATGAGTCAATAAAACTGGTAGATTGTGAAGCAGGATCTATTTTTTTGATAGATAGCGAGACAAAAGAGTTAAATTTTAAAGTAGTAAAAGGTGACAAATCAGCTATTCTCAAGGAACTGAATATAAAAATCAAACTGAACGAAGGGATTGTTGGTATCGCAGTCCATACCGGTCGGGTTGTGATTTCAAACAATGTTCAAGATGACCCGCGGTTCAAAAAAGATATTGACTGGCTTACCGGTTTTACTACAAAATCAGTCATAGCAGTCCCGATGATAATAAAAGGCAAAACTATTGGTGCGATTGAGCTTATTAATAAAAAAATAGGCGAGTTTACAAATGAAGATACTGAAATCATCTCTGCTGTTGCGTCGCAGTCTGCGGTTGCTATTGAGAATGCGCGGCTGTATGAAGAACTTTATACATTAAAAGAATATATGAGCGATATTTTTGAATCAATGCCCGGTGGGTTCATCGCAATTGATAACCATAAAAGAATCACAGCAATCAATCCAAGAGCTTCTGAAATACTGAATATCCCGAAAGACCTTGTTGGCGAAAATTTGACAACCGGTTTTGTAAGATACCCGGAAATTGTTGAACTTTTTAAGATAGCATTATCTAAAGCAGAACCACAAATCAGACGAGAAATGTATTTAACTGTTGGAAATAAACATAAAATTATAGGGTATTCTACATTGGTTATCAAAAATGCTGATAGCATCATAAAAGGTGCCGGGATGGTATTTCAGGATATTACAGATATAAAAAACAAACATTGATTTTTCCAATAAATTTTAATATAATAATTACAAGTTGCCAGTGTAGCTCAGCCGGTTAGA
This region of Elusimicrobiota bacterium genomic DNA includes:
- a CDS encoding GAF domain-containing protein, whose translation is MEKVLLEIAQSISSTLNLNEVLERILDESIKLVDCEAGSIFLIDSETKELNFKVVKGDKSAILKELNIKIKLNEGIVGIAVHTGRVVISNNVQDDPRFKKDIDWLTGFTTKSVIAVPMIIKGKTIGAIELINKKIGEFTNEDTEIISAVASQSAVAIENARLYEELYTLKEYMSDIFESMPGGFIAIDNHKRITAINPRASEILNIPKDLVGENLTTGFVRYPEIVELFKIALSKAEPQIRREMYLTVGNKHKIIGYSTLVIKNADSIIKGAGMVFQDITDIKNKH